The uncultured Bacteroides sp. genome includes the window AATTCTTCAAAAGTTGGTATGCTTCTTCTTTGGTCTTTATGCGGCGTGTTAGTTCCGCTTTCATTTCAACATACTTTCCTTCTGTATCCGGCACTAAAAATATAGCTGTTATTCGATAAGCGGCCTCGCTTTTAAATGCTTGAATTTCTCGTTCTCGTTCTACAACTAAGCGCACGGTAACAGATTGTACACGACCTGCAGACAATGATGGCTTTACTTTCCTCCATAATATAGGTGAGAGTTCAAAACCTACAATACGATCGAGAATACGACGGGCTTGTTGCGCATTGACCAGATTAAGATTAATGGTTCGTGGCTCTTCTATTGCCTTTAATATTGCTGTTTTTGTTATCTCATGAAAAACGATTCGTTTGGCATTTTCCGGCTTTAGCTTGAGTACTTCGTATAGATGCCATGAGATAGCCTCACCTTCGCGGTCCTCATCGGAAGCAAGCCATATTGTTTCTGAATTTTGAGCTTCGGCTTTTAGTTCTTCAACCAATTTTTTCTTCTCGGTTGGAACTTCGTAATCAGGTTTAAAGTCTTTTTGAACATCAATACTGAATTGCTTTTTCTTCAAATCTCGTATATGACCATAACTTGAGAGGACTTTAAAATCTGCCCCAAGAAATTTCTCAATTGTTTTTGCTTTTGCCGGAGATTCGACAATGACAAGGTTTTTTCGCATTTTTTTTTCTTTAACAGTGGACTAACGTCTTGATATTTGCCCGCAAAAGTAGAAAAAACATCTATTTCCACCTTATAATATATCGATAATCTATCCTTTTTTGCAAAAAAAAGACTTTTTTATCAGAAAAATTTAAAAATGGAAGCTTAGACCTCCTATGAAATTTATTCTTTCAGCCGGGTAAGAATAATAGTATTCTAATTTCTTGTTTAGCAAATTCTCGACTTTTGCATAGATGGAAATATGTTGGGAAAGTGCATAATACCCTCCCATAGTAAGGTTACTAATCGTAGGCATAGTAGCTTCCGCTACGGATGTCCGGCGGGTATAGTCGTATCCTATTTTTAAGTTTAGTTTGGACGTGACTTGTGTGTTTGCATTCAATTTCAGGTTGAATGCAGGCTTCTGAATCAGCAATAAATCTTCATCTGTTTTGTCCCAATGATAGGCACAACCCTCCGCCGATACATCAAATAGATTTTTGTATTGGTAGCTAAGCTTTAGTCCGGCCAATAGACTTTTCGTTTTTCCCTGAGTGAATGTTATCATGCCATTATAGGTGGGGGATATATCATCGGCCACCGTTTTATAACCTCCATATAAATTGAACCAGAATCCAGTGAACGGGCTGCTTTTCATTCCAATGGTTGCATTTAATTGTTCGTATGAATCAGACATACGTATTTCCGGATTGCTGTAAGGATGTATCTGTTCCATCCTTCTGAAATCATTAATCATTTTGCCGCCAGTAGCTGATGCATACAGTATATATGAATCAGCAAACAGATAATTCACCGCTATGTCCGGAGCAACGCGTACACTTTTTCCGTAATTGAAAGCGAGGTCTGTATGCGCACCTAGATGTAACTGCCAGTTATCATTTTTAAACTCATAGTAGGGATTAAGTTGCAGAGAGGTGTAGTTCTCAAATTGTGATGAGTAAAACAAGTTATCCATTTGCATAGAAATATTTACCTTACTTTGGTCATCGATCTTCCCTGCAACATTGGCTTTGGTTTGCACTATATTTTCTTTTGCCGATGCCCCCGATACACTGTACTTCTTATTAAATATTAAAAAGTTTGTCTCGGCACTGAATTGTAAAGGCAGTGTCTCGTCTTTTGATTCTATGCCAATGTGCATTTCGCCCGAAGTGTATGCCTGTTTATCGCTGGCCCCACTTTCCATGAGATTACTGCCATAGTTAAAGTTTTCTTGCTGCCATTTGGCGGATATGTCCAGATCTAATAAATTGAATTGATGCAAGTAGTTAGTTCCTGCTTGAGTTCTGTAAAAACGGGCATCCCATTTTTCTTCGGTTTGATTGATTGTTTCATGTTGCAGCTTGGTCAGTTGCCCGTTCATTCCATCCATTGTCCCAAAAAGAGTAAGCCTGTCTCTCTGTGAGAGATTAAAAAGATAATTTATTCTAGCATCCAGATTTCCGTAATTTCCATATCCTAATCGGGCATATCCTTGTTCCGCTTGCTTCTGCTCTTCTTTTTTTGTTTGGATTTTCATCGCAGTAACAGGAAGTGATTCTATAGGCAGAGATGTTGTGTCGTATTCCACTTTCTTTGAAACAATGACGGGATCCTCCACTTTGGGTAGTCTATTTATTTTCCAGGCATCCCTGATATCCGGATTATACTCTTGTTCCACCACAACAGTACGGTTCATTGTGGTGTCTTTTGCTTGAGTTTGTGCCTCAGCTATCGGAGAAATGAGTAGTGCACTGCCTAATAAAATAGTGCTGTTTAATCCAATTGATATATTATATATTTTCATAAGTCATTACTTTTTTAGCTTTTGCAATCTGCTTTCAATCATTTCTTTTATGTCATCTTCAGCATGATAGTTTTGTTGTAAACTCAACAAATACTGTCGTGCATCAAGTTTTTTGTCCATAGCCACATACACATCCGACAGGAGGATGAAACTACGTGCAAGCCAATATGTGTGAGGAGTGCTTTGCTCTATAAAACCTAATAATTCTTTTTCGGAGGCATGATAATCTTTTGTTTCATATAAATATTGGGCTACAAGATATTTTGCTTCAGCTCCATACACGTTGCGGGTGTCTTTAGCCAAAACTTTAAGATCAACCATCGCATTTTTATCAGCATGTTGGTTTATGTATGCTTTGGCGCGATAGTAGGTCGTTTCATTTATTAATTCGGGACTTAGTTTAGGCTCTGTTAATAGATCGGTAGCCGCATGTATCGTTTCAGCATCATTGTGGGTAAAATAGGCACAACGCAGTATGCCTGTCTGAGCCAGCAGACGATTCTCTGCGGTTGATGTTTTTTCTTTTAATTGTTTATACAAAGGAAGTGCGTCCGTGAATTTTTGTTGCTTAAATAATACTTCTGTTCGCATAACGAGTGTCTCTTCTGAAAAACGATTGTCCGGATACTCCAGCAATTGGGCAGAATGTAAGAGCACTATGTCGTCATTATTTTGCTCTCGTCCTATTAAGCAAAGATAATAATGTGCATTTTGCTTAAACGCACCGTCCGGAAAAGTCTGGAGATATTTATTAAAACTTTCTTTGGCCTGCTCCACTTTACCACGCATGTATATCTTTTCTGCTGCGGTATAGGTCAGCGAATCTTGTTCATTGGTATCGAAATGGATATCTCCGGGCAAGGAAGAAATTAAGGCGGCAAATTCATCTACACGATTTGTGTCTATGTAAATGGACTTCAGGTCGCGAAGTGCAAGGCGAGCCTCCTCGCTACCGGGGTATTGGGTAGCCACATCTTTGTAAGCTTCAATAGCCTGGTCGTATTTCCCGTCTTGATAGTACAATAAGCCCGTTTCAGCGGAAGCTTTTCTACTTACCGGACTTTCCGGATACTTTTTGACTAACTCCTTAAGAGTCGCAATTGCCTGATCATTATTGTTCATTTGCACATACGAACGCCCTTTTTCGTAAAGTGCATTTATTACATAGGGCGAAGAAGGATACTTCTCAATTAATTTATTTAATAAGGTGATTTTTCCGGTATACTCTTTTTGCAGCCCGGATACTAGTGCTTGCTGATAAAGCGAATAATCCCCCGAAGAAGCTTGCATGCCTTCAGCTTGTGAATAATACCGTGCTGCCGCATTAAAGTTGCGAGCCTGGAAATTGCAATCACCGATACGATTATAGGCATCTGCTATTGTTGCCTTATTTCCTCCTTTTTCAAGCTCTACATATTTTAATAACCAATTTTCTGCTTGAGAATAGTTCTTTTGTTGAAAATAAGTGTACCCTAAATTATAGTGAGCCAATGCATACATCTCATTGTTGGGCTGTTGCGTTAAAGCCAGGTAATCATTAAAATTGCGGGCTGCATCTTGAATCTTACTTAGGCGGTAGTAGGTTTCTCCGCGCCAGTAGCTGGCATCTGCTTTTGTCTGGCGATTGTATTGGCCAATGGTAATTGACCGGGTAAAATAGTCTAGGGCTTGTTCGAAAGACGCATTGGCGAACATTTGTGTACCTAATTGGAATAATATTTTTTGCTTGGCCTCCATAATCGGTACCCCCGGATTCGTTATACGCTCAATTGATTTAAGAGCGGCCTCATAGCTATGCGTATTCATATATACTTCTACCAAATAGCTATTAATCTTTTCTGTGTAAGCTGAATTTGGAAATTCGTTTAGAAATGTTTCAAAGGCGTTCACTGACTCACCGAAAGCCGAAAAAGAGGTTTCGCGTATACACAAAGCATAATTGTAAGCAGCTTGTTCCTTTACCTTCATATCTGCATTGGATGTAGCTGCTTGTTCAAATGCCATACGAGCATTGTTCTTTTCGGCTAACTGAAGGTAAGAGAGTCCCATGTGTAAATAGGCATTTTGTGTCAAGGCATCATTTACATTAGTGACTTCACCTAATGTGGATGATGCTTTTGAGAATACACCGGTGTGGTAGTAAGATAAGCCCAATGTGTATAATGCATCTCTTCTTGGACTTGTCTCTGCACTCAGATAGCTTTCAAAAGCTTTGATCGCTTCCTTATATTGTTCGTCATGATAATATACTTCTCCTAAAATACGGTGCATTTCTGCTGCATATTGGTCTTGAGAAGATACTGCAAGATAGCTTTGAGCCAATTTTTGAGCTTCTGCATATTGTTTTTTTATGAGATAAATCTCTGCAGCATAATAGGGTGATAGGGCTTTATATTTAGGGCTGTTCTGCAACTCTAAAAAGCCGCTTAATGCGTCATCATACCGCTTTTCGGTATAGCGGATGTAAGAAAGAAAATAAGTACAATCTTCCTGATATTTTGGGCTGGTGTTTTTTAATGTTTTAAACCAGATTGCCGCTTTCTTGATATCTCCCGTTTTTAAGTAACTAAAGGCGAGGCGATATGTCATGTCGTCTCTTTCGTCGTTAGCTAGCAGATCGAGATGTGAAGAGTTGAAAAGTGCTAGCGCCTCATCATATTTTTCTTCAAAGAAGTAAGTTGAAGCAATTAATGCATAAATGCGGTTAGCATGAGGCGAATCCGGATATTTGTCCAAGTATTCTCTTAACAGAGCCGTACTATTGCGATCTTTTAACTCGTAGAAAGCACACACCAACATGTATTTAGCCTCTTGAGCGGATTCACTTTCGGGCTTTTGCCTTAAAAAGAATTGAAGTGGTGGTATGGCTGCAGCGTAACTTTTCTCGGCAAAAAGTTCTTTCCCTTGATTATATAAGCGAGAAGGGGAAGATATCTCTCCATTGGTTTGTGCCCAAAGAATGGCTGGGATGAAACATATAAAAGCGCATATAAATCGTAAGATATTCTTTTTCATAATTAGACATTTTTACAAAAATACTTGTTTTTAATGATTCTACAGTAGATAAAATGTAGTTTCACAGTCTTTAACTAGATTTTGCGGCCACTCCATTTTTATTGGGGGCCAAAAACATTTGTTTATTGTTGTGCCAAAAACATTGTTAGGCCCTTACGAACAGAACTTAGTCCGAATAGTTCAGGTTTGATGTTGCTAAGCGGCACGAAAAATGAGTCTGCAACATCATCCATTGCATTGAAATGGCTTGTGTCTGCCACTTTACAGAAAAAGAAAGCATCAAGAGTATGTACTTTAAAATCTGAATAAAGATATAGGTTGGGTAAGGAAAATAAATAGCGCACTTCTTGAACTATCAATCCGGTTTCTTCATGTACTTCACGAATAACTCCTTCTTCGGCTGTTTCATTCATATCTACAAATCCACCGGGGAGGTCGAGAGAACCTTTAGCCGGTTCTTTAGCCCGTTTACAAACGAGTAGTTCTTCCTTTTCATTGAGAATAAAAGCAACGGTGGCGGAAGAGGGATTAAAATAATACACGAATCCGCAATGAATGCATTTTTTGGATTTTTCATTATTTATAATGAATTGCGACGAACCGCATTTAGGGCAGTATTCAAACTGTGTTAGAGGGTGTTCCATATAACTATAACTGTCTTTATGTAAAAGCAAAGGTAACAAAAAATATATGTTTCGCACAAGCAGGCCATTTTTATAAGATATATCTCTTATATTCGTATTGGAAATGCAATTAATGAAACATGAAAAAATGGATCAACTCTTTTTTTGCTCTTCTCTTCCCGCGTTGCTGCGTGGTTTGTGATAGACCTCTATCTGACGGTGAAGAGTCTTTATGCATTATGTGCAATATGAATATGCCTCGTACCGGTTATCATCTTATTCCGGATAATCCTACCGAACGCCTGTTTTGGGGCAGGATTCCTCTTGAACGAGCTACTTCTTTTTTCTTTTATTCTAAAGGAAGTGATTTCAGACATATTCTATACAGCTTAAAATACAAGGGAAATAAAGAATTGGGCGAGGTAATGGGGCGTTTCATGGCAAGAGAATTATTGGATAGTGGCTTTTTTGAAGGAATGGACGTTATTATACCCGTTCCTTTGCATCCGTCAAAGAAAGCGAAGAGGGGTTATAATCAGAGTGAATGGATTGCCAGGGGGATAGCTTCAGTTACGACTTTACCTATTGATATTGTTTCGGTAGTACGGAAAGTAAATACTGATACGCAAACACGAAAATCAGCTTTCGAGCGATGGGAGAATGTAAATGGGATCTTTGAGCTTCAGGGAGCTAATCATTTTGAAGGGAAGCACATTCTGATCATCGATGATGTGCTGACTACCGGAGCTACAACTGTAGCGTGTGCTGCTTCTTTCAATGGAATTCCCGCTGTGCGGATCAGTGTGCTTACGTTGGCTGTTGCCGAGTAATAAAAAAAGGTTTGCCAACTGATGATTGACAAACCTTTTTTAGCTCTTCGAGTAGGACTTGAACCTACGACCCTCTGATTAACAGTCAGATGCTCTAACCAACTGAGCTATCGAAGAATGTAACAATTGAATCTTTTTAGCTCTTCGAGTAGGACTTGAACCTACGACCCTCTGATTAACAGTCAGATGCTCTAACCGACTGAGCTATCGAAGAATGTTTTTATCAATTGCGATGCAAAAGTAATAGGATATTTTGAAATATGCAATATCTTTGCAAAAAAAAGATTG containing:
- a CDS encoding TonB-dependent receptor is translated as MKIYNISIGLNSTILLGSALLISPIAEAQTQAKDTTMNRTVVVEQEYNPDIRDAWKINRLPKVEDPVIVSKKVEYDTTSLPIESLPVTAMKIQTKKEEQKQAEQGYARLGYGNYGNLDARINYLFNLSQRDRLTLFGTMDGMNGQLTKLQHETINQTEEKWDARFYRTQAGTNYLHQFNLLDLDISAKWQQENFNYGSNLMESGASDKQAYTSGEMHIGIESKDETLPLQFSAETNFLIFNKKYSVSGASAKENIVQTKANVAGKIDDQSKVNISMQMDNLFYSSQFENYTSLQLNPYYEFKNDNWQLHLGAHTDLAFNYGKSVRVAPDIAVNYLFADSYILYASATGGKMINDFRRMEQIHPYSNPEIRMSDSYEQLNATIGMKSSPFTGFWFNLYGGYKTVADDISPTYNGMITFTQGKTKSLLAGLKLSYQYKNLFDVSAEGCAYHWDKTDEDLLLIQKPAFNLKLNANTQVTSKLNLKIGYDYTRRTSVAEATMPTISNLTMGGYYALSQHISIYAKVENLLNKKLEYYYSYPAERINFIGGLSFHF
- a CDS encoding tetratricopeptide repeat protein — translated: MKKNILRFICAFICFIPAILWAQTNGEISSPSRLYNQGKELFAEKSYAAAIPPLQFFLRQKPESESAQEAKYMLVCAFYELKDRNSTALLREYLDKYPDSPHANRIYALIASTYFFEEKYDEALALFNSSHLDLLANDERDDMTYRLAFSYLKTGDIKKAAIWFKTLKNTSPKYQEDCTYFLSYIRYTEKRYDDALSGFLELQNSPKYKALSPYYAAEIYLIKKQYAEAQKLAQSYLAVSSQDQYAAEMHRILGEVYYHDEQYKEAIKAFESYLSAETSPRRDALYTLGLSYYHTGVFSKASSTLGEVTNVNDALTQNAYLHMGLSYLQLAEKNNARMAFEQAATSNADMKVKEQAAYNYALCIRETSFSAFGESVNAFETFLNEFPNSAYTEKINSYLVEVYMNTHSYEAALKSIERITNPGVPIMEAKQKILFQLGTQMFANASFEQALDYFTRSITIGQYNRQTKADASYWRGETYYRLSKIQDAARNFNDYLALTQQPNNEMYALAHYNLGYTYFQQKNYSQAENWLLKYVELEKGGNKATIADAYNRIGDCNFQARNFNAAARYYSQAEGMQASSGDYSLYQQALVSGLQKEYTGKITLLNKLIEKYPSSPYVINALYEKGRSYVQMNNNDQAIATLKELVKKYPESPVSRKASAETGLLYYQDGKYDQAIEAYKDVATQYPGSEEARLALRDLKSIYIDTNRVDEFAALISSLPGDIHFDTNEQDSLTYTAAEKIYMRGKVEQAKESFNKYLQTFPDGAFKQNAHYYLCLIGREQNNDDIVLLHSAQLLEYPDNRFSEETLVMRTEVLFKQQKFTDALPLYKQLKEKTSTAENRLLAQTGILRCAYFTHNDAETIHAATDLLTEPKLSPELINETTYYRAKAYINQHADKNAMVDLKVLAKDTRNVYGAEAKYLVAQYLYETKDYHASEKELLGFIEQSTPHTYWLARSFILLSDVYVAMDKKLDARQYLLSLQQNYHAEDDIKEMIESRLQKLKK
- a CDS encoding NUDIX domain-containing protein, which translates into the protein MEHPLTQFEYCPKCGSSQFIINNEKSKKCIHCGFVYYFNPSSATVAFILNEKEELLVCKRAKEPAKGSLDLPGGFVDMNETAEEGVIREVHEETGLIVQEVRYLFSLPNLYLYSDFKVHTLDAFFFCKVADTSHFNAMDDVADSFFVPLSNIKPELFGLSSVRKGLTMFLAQQ
- a CDS encoding ComF family protein yields the protein MKKWINSFFALLFPRCCVVCDRPLSDGEESLCIMCNMNMPRTGYHLIPDNPTERLFWGRIPLERATSFFFYSKGSDFRHILYSLKYKGNKELGEVMGRFMARELLDSGFFEGMDVIIPVPLHPSKKAKRGYNQSEWIARGIASVTTLPIDIVSVVRKVNTDTQTRKSAFERWENVNGIFELQGANHFEGKHILIIDDVLTTGATTVACAASFNGIPAVRISVLTLAVAE